Part of the Pseudomonas abietaniphila genome is shown below.
ACCCGCTGGAGCGACTGGTACGAAAGTGCCCGTCGCACCTTTGTCGGGATTCGCCAGCGACACAGTCAGGTGTTCGTTGGCGGGCTGTCGATGGGGGCGGTCATGTCGATGCACATGGCCGCACAACACCCGGGGGAAATTGCCGGGCTTTTGCTGTACTCGACGACCTTGCGCTACGACGGCTGGAACATGCCGTTCGTGGCCAAGTTCACGCACCTCTACATGATGGTGCCGTTTGGCGTACACGTTTGTCGCTTCAACGAAAAGCCGCCCTATGGCATCAAGAATCCACGCCTGCGGGCGATCGTCGAAAAGCAGATGAAAGACGGCGAAAGTAACAACGCCGGGCTGCTGACCATGTCCGGCATCAGCGTGCGCGAGTTGCACCGCCTGATCGCCGTCGTCAAACGTGGCATGCCGCAGGTGACGACACCTGCGCTGGTGCTGCACTCACTTGAAGATGACATCACTAGCCGCTGGAACGCCGATTACGTCGAACGGCGTCTGGGAGCGCCGGTGGTCAAGGTCCTGCTGGACAACTGCTATCACATGATCACGGTCGATCTGGAATACCGTCAGGTCATTGCCCTGAGCGCTTCATTCATTGAAACCCGTGTGCGGGCAAGCCTGGGGATGGGCGACGCATCAAGCGACCGTCAACCTGAGAACAGCCTGACCCATCATGACGACTCCCCCCAACTGGCCTGAATCATGATCACTGCGCACGCCTTTTCCAGCATCCGCTCCATTGATCGTGACGAATGGAACAGCTGCTTTCCCGGTCTGCTCGAGGACTGGGATTTTTATCTCGCCGTCGAGCAAGCGG
Proteins encoded:
- a CDS encoding alpha/beta hydrolase, with protein sequence MNTAPSQTAIDMGEGDAGFILGDGAVGVLLIHGLTGTPTELRRVAQGLADRGCTVYVPTLAGHCGDNDDLQRTRWSDWYESARRTFVGIRQRHSQVFVGGLSMGAVMSMHMAAQHPGEIAGLLLYSTTLRYDGWNMPFVAKFTHLYMMVPFGVHVCRFNEKPPYGIKNPRLRAIVEKQMKDGESNNAGLLTMSGISVRELHRLIAVVKRGMPQVTTPALVLHSLEDDITSRWNADYVERRLGAPVVKVLLDNCYHMITVDLEYRQVIALSASFIETRVRASLGMGDASSDRQPENSLTHHDDSPQLA